A genomic stretch from Coffea arabica cultivar ET-39 chromosome 10c, Coffea Arabica ET-39 HiFi, whole genome shotgun sequence includes:
- the LOC113714584 gene encoding bifunctional nuclease 1-like isoform X2, whose protein sequence is MASLQGPVVCPVVRAKQTGVDTVPFYTPLGLAAKLVRGGFFGLQVNNRFNVPNQTPRQTKVIRCTFSSSSNGNGSKAGNFSENDADYVNSSVVEAVEVRSGPDGFMVKMRDGRHLRCVHNNPQSGHLPDYAPHPAIVLKMEDGTGLLLPIIVLEMPSVLLMAAIRNVQIARPTMYQVVKEMIDKMGYTVKLVRVTKRVHEAYFAQLYLSKLGDETETISFDLRPSDAINIAVRCKVPIQVNKYLAYSDGMRIVESAKPSMQAVASDGFLFTELDRNNIMKSCHLDSDLLANHALKQRSLISCAIC, encoded by the exons ATGGCATCTTTACAAGGGCCGGTGGTTTGCCCCGTGGTTCGTGCTAAACAAACTGGAGTTGACACTGTACCTTTTTATacacctttgggactggctgctAAATTAGTTAGAGGTGGATTCTTTGGGCTTCAAGTGAATAATAGGTTCAATGTACCAAATCAAACACCCCGCCAGACAAAGGTGATCAGGTGTACCTTCAGTTCTTCATCGAATGGCAATGGTAGCAAGGCAGGAAATTTCAGTGAGAATGATGCAGATTACGTAAATTCCAGTGTGGTAGAAGCAG TTGAGGTGAGGAGTGGCCCAGATGGTTTCATGGTCAAGATGAGGGATGGTAGGCATTTAAGGTGCGTGCATAACAACCCCCAGAGTGGGCATCTACCTGATTATGCTCCACATCCTGCAATTGTTCTGAAGATGGAAGATGGGACTGGTCTTCTTCTTCCGATCATTGTTT TGGAGATGCCAAGTGTGCTCCTTATGGCAGCTATACGCAATGTCCAAATT GCTAGACCCACAATGTACCAAGTGGTTAAGGAAATGATTGATAAGATGGGGTACACA GTGAAACTTGTTCGTGTGACTAAGAGAGTCCATGAAGCATATTTTGCTCAGTTATATCTCTCAAAG TTGGGTGATGAAACTGAGACTATCAGCTTTGACCTTCGACCCTCAGATGCAATTAATATTGCTGTGAGATGCAAG GTGCCAATACAAGTCAACAAATACCTGGCATATAGTGATGGCATGAGGATTGTTGAATCAGCAAAGCCATCAATGCAGGCTGTGGCTTCAGATGGATTTTTGTTTACAGAACTGGATAG GAACAACATAATGAAATCTTGTCACCTGGATTCAGACCTTCTGGCCAACCATGCATTGAAACAAAGGAGTTTGATCTCTTGCGCAATATGCTGA
- the LOC113714584 gene encoding bifunctional nuclease 1-like isoform X1: MASLQGPVVCPVVRAKQTGVDTVPFYTPLGLAAKLVRGGFFGLQVNNRFNVPNQTPRQTKVIRCTFSSSSNGNGSKAGNFSENDADYVNSSVVEAVEVRSGPDGFMVKMRDGRHLRCVHNNPQSGHLPDYAPHPAIVLKMEDGTGLLLPIIVLEMPSVLLMAAIRNVQIARPTMYQVVKEMIDKMGYTVKLVRVTKRVHEAYFAQLYLSKLGDETETISFDLRPSDAINIAVRCKVPIQVNKYLAYSDGMRIVESAKPSMQAVASDGFLFTELDRPSGQPCIETKEFDLLRNMLIAAVEERYRDAALWRDKLTQLRSKRNWT, from the exons ATGGCATCTTTACAAGGGCCGGTGGTTTGCCCCGTGGTTCGTGCTAAACAAACTGGAGTTGACACTGTACCTTTTTATacacctttgggactggctgctAAATTAGTTAGAGGTGGATTCTTTGGGCTTCAAGTGAATAATAGGTTCAATGTACCAAATCAAACACCCCGCCAGACAAAGGTGATCAGGTGTACCTTCAGTTCTTCATCGAATGGCAATGGTAGCAAGGCAGGAAATTTCAGTGAGAATGATGCAGATTACGTAAATTCCAGTGTGGTAGAAGCAG TTGAGGTGAGGAGTGGCCCAGATGGTTTCATGGTCAAGATGAGGGATGGTAGGCATTTAAGGTGCGTGCATAACAACCCCCAGAGTGGGCATCTACCTGATTATGCTCCACATCCTGCAATTGTTCTGAAGATGGAAGATGGGACTGGTCTTCTTCTTCCGATCATTGTTT TGGAGATGCCAAGTGTGCTCCTTATGGCAGCTATACGCAATGTCCAAATT GCTAGACCCACAATGTACCAAGTGGTTAAGGAAATGATTGATAAGATGGGGTACACA GTGAAACTTGTTCGTGTGACTAAGAGAGTCCATGAAGCATATTTTGCTCAGTTATATCTCTCAAAG TTGGGTGATGAAACTGAGACTATCAGCTTTGACCTTCGACCCTCAGATGCAATTAATATTGCTGTGAGATGCAAG GTGCCAATACAAGTCAACAAATACCTGGCATATAGTGATGGCATGAGGATTGTTGAATCAGCAAAGCCATCAATGCAGGCTGTGGCTTCAGATGGATTTTTGTTTACAGAACTGGATAG ACCTTCTGGCCAACCATGCATTGAAACAAAGGAGTTTGATCTCTTGCGCAATATGCTGATTGCTGCTGTTGAGGAACGCTACCGTGATGCAG CTCTGTGGAGGGATAAGCTCACTCAGCTCCGATCTAAGAGGAACTGGACATAG